The Prevotella melaninogenica region TTATTTTTTTTATCTATCAAGTAACATGTCAACTCGTTTACTTGTTCACGTGTCAACTTGTCCACTTGTTACTCGAAAGAACTTTGTTCATCTGTTACTTTGTCTTTTATTTTACCCCGTCTACAAGCAACTGGTTCACTTGTCCACTTGACAAACTCGTCTACTTAAAAAACTGTTCACGTGGGGTTTCAATGATAGACATCACAAGGACATCATTTATTTTGCGTTGCTCTTCGGTTGAGGCAAGGCGGTCTCTCTCAGCCTCATACAGTGCCTTTGCTTTTTTAGGTCCCTCCATTAACCTGATGGCAAAACATCGGTTTATCTCGTGTGCACTATCATTATCTTTCTCATAGAGTCTCTTGAAGTTTACTTCAGCACGCTTGTAGTAGTCCATTGCTTCCTTCTTATTCCCCAACTTCTCATAGAACATACCAGCACCAAGAAGTGTGTAAGGCTCTGTTGGGTTACGCTTTAGGTAAGCATTTAGCGTCTCTAACGCCTGTATCAAATCACCTTGATTTTTGAGATATTCCGCCTTGTGAGCGTAAGCAAGCTGATAGTCGGGGTCCTTATCAATAGCGCAATCAAGCAAAGTCATCGCCTTCTTCACAGAGTCAGGTGAGTTCGAGTGATTTGTATATGCGTTTACTGCCTGGTTGTGTAACTCGATTACAGCTGGGTCAGGTTTATGACCACAGCAAAGTTTCTCATTGCGTTGCGCATTGCAGGATGTCAATGTTAGAAACATGAATAGTGATAATGCCAAAAGAAAATTACGATTCATAGGTTTTAATATTTTAAGTTTAAGAATAAGAGTATTCTATTGTTTAGGTTGACCTCCATTCTAATGAAGTATATCTATCTCTGCGTTTGCATAAACGCAAAAGTTCTTCTCGTGGCAAAGATAATACTTTTTTATTAAATTAAAAATTAATTGTTACATAATACTGCCTTGCCTTAATAAAATAGCAGGACAGAACTTCAAAGAGATGGTTCACGTCGTCTGTATATAACTTACTACGGAATGGCTGATTATGCTATTAAAAGACGCAAATACGGAGGGCGTTTTCACTTGGCATATACCTTATATATAGCTTTGTAAAAAGTCTTCAGTCTTCTTCAACGTTTCCAACATGGGTAATCATAAGGATAAAATATTAATTCTGAAAGGTGAAGTATGCGCTTAATGCTGTGGTGTCGGTGCTTAGCACATCGTGTGCGGATGCTTCGCACATATGGTGCGGGGCACTGAATGCTCTGCAAATGGTTACTGATAGGGTGTCAACTTGTTGTTTGGAAGGAGTTAAATGACTATGAATAAGCTCATTCTATTTGGTCGTACGACTTAATATCTTAGGGAAATAAGGTGTTATTTAACTAAAGAAGATTCAGCATGAGGGCATCAACGATTTAACGATTATCGGATAGCAATAGTTAAAAATATTAAATATTGTATTTGCAACAATGAATATTTAAAAGAATATGTTTATATTTGCCATCGACTTAAAGAAGGTAGGTGACTCCTTTATTAAGGCCCAAAAGATAAAACCTAAAATATAAACTTAACGGTAGAAAATAGTAAACCCTAATCGAAGTAGAAACTAACATCTATTAAAAAATAAAACAAAAACCAATTATTTATTACAACTTATGAAAAAATTCTTTACTCTACTCTCATTGTGCATGGTCGCAATGACAACTTTCGCTCAGTGGGTTTCAGTTCCTGAGAGCGGTGAAAAGTACTACATCGCTGTTGGTAACCAGAAAGTGGGTTACGTTACAGCTAATGGCGATGGTGAGAAGTTGACAGCTAAGGCTGCTTCTTTGGGTGATGCTGAAAAGCAGACTTGGACTTGTACAAAGAATGCTGATGAGACTTGGACATTTACTGTTACTGTTGATGGCAACACTTGGACAATGTATACCAATGCGGGTGAGCGTCTTGCTGCTGGTTCTGATACTGGCGAGAACTTCAAGGCTTTCAAAATTATCGACCACAATGACGATCCTTCAGCAGCCTTTGGTGCTATCAAGATGCTTGAAAAGGATGGTAATGCTTTCGTGAACATCTACAGTGGTCAGAAGTTAGGTAATGAGTATGGTCCTTGGACTGAAACAGACAATGGTTCTAAGGTTTACTTTATCAAGGCTTCTGAGGTAGAGATTCCACACTGGGACTTTGATTTCAGTACTTTCCGGCAGGGTGACAACAGTACTCGTTACTTCATTCAGTTCAACAGACCTGCAGCTAACAACCCAACATATGGTCCTACTGGTTTGGCTGGTGTTACAGGTAACAAGCTGATGCTCTCTGTAGACAAGGATACTCTGATTGCTGACTCTCTTATAAAGGGTGATGTAAACTTCAGATATAAGGTATGGCACATTACAGATTTCGATGCTGATTCTAAGAAGATAGTTCTCGTTAACGAGGCTGGTCAGTACATCAAGTACACTGATTTGGCAACAGAGATGTCAGGTGGTAACGATATGTATAAGAAGAACGAGGCTGGTGAGTGGGTACGCAACGGCAAAAGTGGTGGTGGTAAAATGACAGGTGCTTTCATGGCAACTACAGACCCACAGGAGCTCTACATCTTCGAAAGCAATCAGGGTAGTGAGTGCTACTCTATCGGTGATAGCAATGACAAGGAGTCACAGAACTTCCTTAACGTATGGGGTAACGTAGGATGGCACCACTTCATGGGTAAGTGGAAGGTTAACGACATTAACAACGCCCTTAAGCTCATTCCAATCAATGAAGTGTTGAGCGATGATGAGATTGCAGAGATGGATGCAGCAACTGGTATTTCTAACGTTAGGGTACAGGAGAAGCAGGCTGATGGTTATGTCTACACCCTCGATGGTCGCATGGTAGCTAAGAGCCTCAATGGTCTTGCTAAGGGCTTGTACATCGTAAATGGCAAGAAGGTTGTTGTGAAGTAAGTTTCACAATGAAAATAGTTTAACCCCCATTTGTCAAATGACAATGCTGTTGTCTAAGGGCAGATAGGGGTTAAGGGGCTGTATCAAAAGGAAGGATACACTTGAGGGTGTGTCTGTTAGCAGGCTAAGCATAGATGCACAACATGTGTAATTCTACCACTTGCCACTGACACCATTTTGATACAACCCCCTTTTTCGTCTTATTGTTCAACATTAATAATTAAATAATTATCACAATATCTTATCCTCTATTATGAATATCTGTAAGCGTCTTTGTGCTGCTTTTCTCTTGTCTGTCGTATGTGTCGGACAAGTTTATGCACAAGGTTATCCTCGCATCAGTACCAAAGGCAATGAGCATTGGTATTACGTTAAGTATCTTCGTTCTAACAACGTGTTGGAAGACAAGGGCGAAAAGCAAAAGTGCCTTACTGCCGTTCCACAGGTTATGAATGGAGATCGCCAGTTATGGAAGGTGGTAGCGGCAGAGAACTTTGGTCGTAATAAGAAGTACCAGTTGGTAAGTAAGAGCGGTCGTACCCTTTATGTCAATGGCACAAATCCTTATAGTTCGCGTTTTA contains the following coding sequences:
- a CDS encoding tetratricopeptide repeat protein, encoding MNRNFLLALSLFMFLTLTSCNAQRNEKLCCGHKPDPAVIELHNQAVNAYTNHSNSPDSVKKAMTLLDCAIDKDPDYQLAYAHKAEYLKNQGDLIQALETLNAYLKRNPTEPYTLLGAGMFYEKLGNKKEAMDYYKRAEVNFKRLYEKDNDSAHEINRCFAIRLMEGPKKAKALYEAERDRLASTEEQRKINDVLVMSIIETPREQFFK